The following are from one region of the Vitis riparia cultivar Riparia Gloire de Montpellier isolate 1030 chromosome 14, EGFV_Vit.rip_1.0, whole genome shotgun sequence genome:
- the LOC117931298 gene encoding probable calcium-binding protein CML23: MAKNSCGSLGTMEEVERVFNRFDKNGDGKISAEEFGEVLQALGSTTSPDELTRIMSEIDTDGDGFIDLKEFADFHRATDSNGGLTELRDAFDMYDRDKNGLISASELHAVFKSLGEKVTLKDCSRMISSVDADGDGCVNFEEFKKMMTRS, translated from the coding sequence ATGGCAAAGAATTCGTGTGGTTCTCTGGGAACCATGGAGGAGGTCGAGAGGGTGTTCAACAGGTTCGATAAGAACGGCGACGGCAAGATCTCAGCCGAAGAGTTCGGCGAGGTGCTCCAGGCACTCGGCTCCACCACGTCTCCGGACGAGCTTACGCGCATAATGTCGGAGATCGATACCGACGGTGACGGCTTCATTGACCTCAAGGAGTTCGCCGACTTCCACCGCGCTACCGACAGCAACGGAGGCCTTACGGAGCTCCGTGACGCCTTCGACATGTACGATCGCGACAAGAACGGCCTGATATCCGCGAGTGAGTTGCACGCGGTGTTCAAGAGCCTGGGCGAGAAGGTCACCCTCAAGGATTGCTCTCGGATGATCAGCTCCGTCGACGCCGACGGCGATGGTTGCGTCAATTTCGAGGAGTTCAAGAAGATGATGACTCGTTCTTAA